The sequence GATTTTTCTGACCACCCCTCAACTTCCCTGAAACAATGGATTCTAATTTTGTAAGCCTTTTGTTTTGGATGTGGCCAAGACCCGTCTCCTGATTTTGCATCTCTCACGCTTGCCCAGCGTTCGATGGCCTCCCCGACTCTTAGGGGTGCATATTTTTAATCTTACCTTGTGCATCgttctctccttcctgcctggaGGTCCTAGAGAGGTGAACAGCCAGGGCAGACTGAGTTTCTATGGGATTGTGTCCCGGGCACCTCCTCAGGGGCTGCCCCccttttctgcctcctcttccagCTATGAATTCctgaccctccccacctcccgccccaccATGGTCTTATGGAAAATGCCTGGTCCACGCAGGGCAGTAAGAACTCGAGGACTGAAGTGCATCCATGTTCTCATTGCACAGTAATTCACAACCCACGGTAACTCACAGTCCATCTTCTGCAGATGGACTCCTCTTCACTCACTCCCCGCGTCACCCATCCACTTCCTCACTCAGCAACCATTTGGGGATCACCTGCTCCGTGCTAAGTGCTGTCTTAGGTGCtgggagaagaagaaaagcaaagaacagCAAAACAAGTTTTATCCTGTGAACCTGGGCAAGACACTTAGCTTGTTCAGACTCAGTTTTCCCACAGACTTAATGACTTGATTAGAGATCCTTCAGTCTGGGCTTTCTTCCTCCTGTGACTCTGTCCTCCACCCTCTAAAACTCCCTACGCCATCTGCAAGCGGCAATCTGCTAACAGCTTCTGAGTTCTAGAGAAATACTTCTATAAATGGGTCTGTAAACCATGAAAGTTCCCAGAGAGGGTCAAAGCCGAGGTGTAAAGGAGGCCAATGTGAGCGGAAGCACAGAGAAGGGCAGGGTCTGGGTGGcggctgggagggcaggaggtggaggcTGGAGGGCAGACCCGAGGGGCCAGACCTGCTTGCCAGGAGGGCACGCCAGATGCTCAGACCATCCTGCGAAATCTCACACCCTCCttgcccccaccctccctggcTCCAGCGCAGGCTGGATTTCAATCTGCATAATTCGCCCCATTTAGAGAGGATGGGAGGGGGTGAGaacaggagagagcagaggactGAGGAGAGGTTTTCCaaagagaagaggaaatcagagggaaggaggctgggccaGGAGGAGAGCAGGCTGCAAACCATAGATAACATTCTGCCCAGCACGGCAGGGGTCAATTTGGTCCACTTGCCCAgtgacaagaaggaaaaaaaagtgggcTGTAACTTAAAGATCTTAAGACTCACAAGTAAGGGGTTGgtctggaggtgggaggagggagtgacaggcaagggaggagacagaggctcagGAGGGGGCAAGGAAGTGTCTTAGctgaggctggggcagggcaggagacagTGGAGGAAGTCTGCGGAGTGCGGGCATCCTCCAGGGTCCTGAGGATCCAGAGGCAGCTCCTCCTGCTGCTGGGAAGGGCCCTGGACACCTTCAGCCCTTGTCGCCTGCCCTCGGGGGCTCCAGCCAGAAGCTCAGGGCACTTGCTGAGTTGGTGACAGCCACGGAGCTGGTACCCCCGGGACCCCCTGCCCGTCCTCTCTCCGCACCCCAGCATGGAGGAAGGTGGCGATTTTGACAACTACTACGGGGTAGACAACCAGTCTGAGTGTGACTACATGGACTGGAAGTCCTCGGGGGACCTCATCCCTGCCATCTACATGCTGGTCTTCCTGCTGGGCACCACGGGCAACGGCCTGGTGCTCTGGACCGTGTTTCGGAGCAGCCGTGAGAAGAGGCGCTCGGCTGACATCTTCATCGCCAGCCTGGCGGTGGCCGACCTGACGTTCGTGGTGACCCTGCCGCTGTGGGCCACCTACACGTACCGGGAGTACGACTGGCCCTTCGGCACCTTCGCCTGCAAGCTTAGCAGCTATCTCATCTTTGTCAACATGTACGCCAGCGTCTTCTGCCTCACCGGCCTCAGCTTTGACCGCTACCTGGCCATCGTGCGGCCGGTGGCCAACGCGCGGCTGCGGCTGCGGGTCAGCGGCGCCGTGGCCACGGCGGTCCTGTGGGTGCTGGCCACGCTCCTGGCCATGCCGGTCATGGTGTTCCGCTCCACCGGCGCCGTGCCCCAGGCGGAGAACAGCACCAAGGTGCAGTGCTACATGGACTACTCCGTGGTGGCCACCTCGAGCTCCGAGTGGGCCTGGGAGGTGGGCCTGGGGGTCTCGTCCACCGCCGTGGGCTTCGTGGTGCCCTTCATCATCATGCTGACCTGCTATTTCTTCATCGCCCAGACCATCGCCGGCCACTTCCGCAAGGAGCGCATCGAGGGCCTGCGCAAGCGGCGCCGGCTGCTGGGCATCATCGTGGTGCTGGTGGTGACGTTCGCGCTGTGCTGGATGCCCTACCACCTGGTGAAGACGCTCTACATGCTGGGCAGCCTGCTGCACTGGCCCTGCGACCTCGACATCTTCCTCATGAACGTCTTCCCCTACTGCACCTGCATCAGCTACCTCAACAGCTGCCTCAACCCCTTCCTCTACGCCTTCTTCGACCCCCGCTTCCGC is a genomic window of Camelus bactrianus isolate YW-2024 breed Bactrian camel chromosome 10, ASM4877302v1, whole genome shotgun sequence containing:
- the APLNR gene encoding apelin receptor, with the protein product MEEGGDFDNYYGVDNQSECDYMDWKSSGDLIPAIYMLVFLLGTTGNGLVLWTVFRSSREKRRSADIFIASLAVADLTFVVTLPLWATYTYREYDWPFGTFACKLSSYLIFVNMYASVFCLTGLSFDRYLAIVRPVANARLRLRVSGAVATAVLWVLATLLAMPVMVFRSTGAVPQAENSTKVQCYMDYSVVATSSSEWAWEVGLGVSSTAVGFVVPFIIMLTCYFFIAQTIAGHFRKERIEGLRKRRRLLGIIVVLVVTFALCWMPYHLVKTLYMLGSLLHWPCDLDIFLMNVFPYCTCISYLNSCLNPFLYAFFDPRFRQACASVLCWRQSRCGGASPGSSGEKSASYSSGHSQGPGPSTGKGGEQTQEKSIPYSQETLVVD